The proteins below come from a single Gimesia alba genomic window:
- the bshB1 gene encoding bacillithiol biosynthesis deacetylase BshB1, protein MDSGLDILVVAPHPDDAEISMGGTILACKAQGLRVGVIELTNGEPTPYGSPEIRKRETAAATAVLDLDFRENLELPNRSLESSLEARRKLAIVFRTQRPKVILAPYWEDVHPDHVSASHLTDAARFWSKLSKTDMPGERFWPPQIYYFWSIHLRIHPKPSFVFDISGHIDQKMQAIRSYESQMITGRPTEHPTVLDDIKDRARYWGWTIQRAYGEPFASREEIGIQSFLPLSAEELT, encoded by the coding sequence GTGGATTCTGGTTTAGATATACTTGTTGTTGCTCCCCATCCGGATGATGCCGAGATCAGTATGGGGGGGACGATTCTGGCGTGTAAAGCCCAAGGCTTGCGGGTCGGAGTCATCGAATTAACCAATGGTGAACCAACACCTTATGGAAGCCCGGAGATTCGAAAACGAGAAACGGCGGCAGCGACTGCAGTGCTGGATCTGGATTTTCGCGAAAATCTGGAGCTACCGAACCGGAGTCTGGAATCGAGTCTGGAAGCACGGCGGAAACTGGCGATTGTATTTCGGACTCAGCGGCCGAAAGTGATTCTGGCTCCCTATTGGGAAGACGTGCATCCCGATCATGTCTCCGCCAGTCATCTGACCGACGCGGCTCGATTCTGGTCGAAACTGAGTAAGACGGACATGCCGGGGGAACGGTTTTGGCCGCCTCAGATCTATTATTTCTGGAGCATCCATCTTAGGATTCATCCGAAACCGAGTTTTGTGTTCGACATTTCCGGCCATATCGACCAGAAAATGCAGGCGATTCGCAGTTATGAAAGCCAGATGATTACGGGCCGGCCTACTGAACATCCTACGGTCTTAGACGACATTAAAGACCGCGCGCGTTACTGGGGTTGGACGATTCAGCGGGCTTATGGTGAACCCTTTGCCAGTCGCGAAGAGATCGGAATTCAAAGTTTTCTACCATTATCAGCTGAAGAACTGACGTAG
- a CDS encoding cation:proton antiporter: MTECLFQNVPSHMSLILGVTDGRMWHSLADVLILLATAIVLGTIAEQLRQSAILGYIAAGTLVGPNLLGWVSDRQSIFDLAELGVALLLFAIGLEFSLPRLRRLGRIPLLAGIFQILFTLLAGLAVSILLGFSVSEALAIGATIALSSTACVVRMLNDRAELDAPHGRTALGILLVQDMAVIPLMLIITALVGKGTAADITVQLSVSLTLAVLFVAVFYGLFNYVLPRLLELSSLRRNRDFPILLAMVMAAGSAWAAHRLGLSPALGAFVAGVLLAISPFATQIRSDVQPLKTVLVTLFFAAVGMFGDLNWVVDHLALVLATVAAIVLGKMLITFGVTWFCGQPWQFALGTGLCLAQVGEFSFVLATVARGTTANPGILSESTFRLLVSTTIATLLLTPYLIQLAPAAANLIRKLGRRNQNIEPPQHAIQAIELESSSETDSDLILILGFGPAGQRVAGELLQVGLKKIVVIDLNHENLQIAAQYGLRSQLGDATQIEVLEHAGLYRSRLVITTLPSTTVCRQIIYLVRQLSPGTALYVRCRYHLHHWQLLAAGADVVVDEEEHVGECLAKHVLESPQLQYLLKATRKSDSPDDSHH, translated from the coding sequence ATGACCGAATGTCTTTTCCAAAACGTCCCGTCCCATATGTCGCTGATTCTTGGCGTGACCGACGGAAGGATGTGGCATTCACTGGCAGACGTGCTGATCTTGCTGGCCACCGCCATTGTCCTCGGAACGATCGCCGAGCAACTGAGACAGAGCGCCATTCTGGGATATATCGCTGCAGGAACACTGGTCGGCCCTAACTTACTGGGCTGGGTTTCTGACCGTCAAAGCATCTTCGATCTGGCAGAACTGGGGGTGGCCCTACTCCTGTTTGCCATTGGACTCGAATTCTCACTGCCCCGACTCAGGCGTCTGGGACGTATTCCGCTCTTAGCAGGGATTTTCCAGATTCTATTCACACTGCTGGCCGGTTTGGCTGTTTCCATCCTGCTGGGTTTTTCGGTCTCGGAAGCCCTGGCCATCGGTGCCACGATTGCCTTGAGCAGCACTGCCTGTGTAGTCAGAATGCTCAATGATCGGGCCGAACTCGATGCACCACACGGACGGACGGCTCTGGGAATTCTACTGGTTCAGGATATGGCCGTTATCCCACTGATGCTGATTATCACTGCTCTGGTCGGCAAAGGAACCGCTGCCGATATTACAGTTCAACTCTCTGTATCGTTGACCCTCGCAGTTCTTTTTGTGGCCGTATTTTACGGACTGTTCAATTATGTTTTGCCACGTCTGCTGGAATTGTCCTCTCTGCGTCGGAATCGAGATTTTCCGATTCTCCTCGCGATGGTGATGGCCGCCGGCTCTGCCTGGGCTGCTCATCGACTGGGGCTGAGTCCTGCGCTTGGCGCATTCGTTGCCGGTGTTTTACTGGCAATTTCTCCTTTTGCTACTCAAATCCGATCGGATGTCCAACCTCTGAAAACGGTACTCGTCACACTGTTCTTTGCTGCGGTCGGCATGTTTGGTGATCTGAACTGGGTCGTCGACCATCTCGCTCTCGTACTCGCTACCGTTGCAGCGATTGTGTTGGGAAAAATGCTGATCACATTTGGTGTTACCTGGTTTTGTGGGCAACCCTGGCAATTCGCTCTCGGCACAGGACTTTGTCTCGCTCAAGTTGGAGAATTCTCTTTCGTGCTGGCGACGGTAGCACGTGGAACAACGGCCAATCCGGGAATCCTTTCCGAATCCACTTTTCGACTGCTCGTTTCTACTACCATCGCTACTCTGCTTCTGACTCCCTATCTGATTCAACTGGCTCCGGCAGCAGCGAACCTGATTCGGAAATTAGGCCGGCGTAACCAGAACATTGAACCACCACAGCATGCGATCCAGGCAATAGAACTTGAATCCAGCAGCGAAACTGATTCCGATCTAATTCTGATTCTGGGTTTTGGACCGGCCGGTCAACGAGTTGCCGGTGAGCTGCTACAGGTTGGCTTGAAAAAAATTGTCGTCATTGATCTGAATCATGAAAATCTGCAAATTGCGGCACAATACGGCCTGCGTTCTCAGCTGGGAGATGCCACACAAATTGAAGTCCTCGAACATGCGGGTCTCTATCGTTCACGATTAGTCATCACAACACTCCCCAGTACGACCGTCTGCAGACAGATTATCTACTTGGTTCGTCAACTCTCTCCCGGAACAGCCCTGTATGTCAGATGTCGTTACCACCTGCACCACTGGCAACTGCTGGCGGCTGGAGCCGATGTCGTGGTTGACGAAGAAGAGCATGTGGGAGAATGCCTGGCAAAACACGTTCTGGAATCTCCACAGCTTCAATACCTGCTGAAAGCGACACGGAAATCAGATTCGCCCGACGACTCCCACCATTAA
- a CDS encoding Gfo/Idh/MocA family protein, which produces MSQQSRREFLEQSMFAAAGAAALGASVPQLSAADKQSSSPNEKLRVALLGVNGRGQSHLGAFTGRKDTEVVAVVDPDESVGMTKGVGNVFKKTGKKPAYYKDLRKAFDDQKIDIVSIATPNHWHALGAIWAIQAGKDVYCEKPVSHNVSEGRRIVEAARKYNKIVQTGTQCRSQPGLIDAIEFIKAGGIGEVKLARGTCYKRRKSIGPKGNYDVPASVDYDLWLGPAPMGPLTRQRFHYDWHWQTPTGNGDLGNQGIHQMDVARWGLGVDNVGESVQAYGGRLGYTDAGDVANTQVSIHQFGDKRLVFEVRGLETEPYRGAKVGVIFYGSDGYVVIPSYNSASAFNNDGKLIKKFSGSADHFANFVDAVRSRKISDLNADIEEGHISSALCHLGNISYELGETMPVKEVAGEMKGDSEALETLGRFRQHLSNNKLDADDTVVSMGPKLSLDGKKETFTGGMASTANPKLTREYRKPFVVPTTANL; this is translated from the coding sequence ATGTCTCAACAATCTCGTCGCGAATTCCTTGAACAATCGATGTTTGCTGCCGCTGGTGCAGCAGCCTTGGGCGCTTCAGTTCCTCAACTCTCGGCAGCAGACAAACAGTCGAGCAGCCCGAACGAAAAACTGCGTGTGGCTTTGCTGGGTGTGAACGGCCGCGGACAGTCTCACCTGGGGGCATTCACTGGTCGTAAAGATACAGAAGTAGTAGCTGTTGTCGATCCGGATGAAAGTGTCGGGATGACCAAAGGTGTCGGAAATGTTTTCAAGAAAACGGGCAAAAAACCTGCCTACTACAAAGACCTGCGAAAAGCATTCGACGATCAGAAAATCGATATCGTCAGCATCGCGACTCCTAACCACTGGCACGCACTGGGTGCGATCTGGGCGATTCAAGCAGGCAAAGATGTCTATTGTGAAAAGCCCGTCAGCCACAATGTGAGCGAAGGCCGTCGCATTGTGGAAGCGGCTCGCAAGTACAACAAAATTGTCCAGACCGGAACACAGTGCCGTTCACAACCTGGTCTGATCGATGCGATTGAATTCATCAAAGCCGGTGGTATCGGCGAAGTCAAACTGGCTCGTGGTACCTGCTACAAACGACGTAAATCAATCGGTCCTAAAGGCAACTATGATGTGCCTGCCAGCGTTGATTATGATCTCTGGCTGGGGCCTGCACCGATGGGGCCATTGACCCGTCAGCGATTCCATTACGACTGGCACTGGCAGACACCAACTGGTAACGGTGACCTGGGTAACCAGGGCATTCACCAGATGGATGTCGCACGCTGGGGCTTAGGTGTAGATAATGTTGGCGAGAGCGTACAGGCTTACGGCGGTCGTCTGGGTTATACCGACGCCGGTGATGTAGCCAATACTCAGGTCAGCATTCACCAGTTTGGTGACAAACGATTGGTATTCGAAGTGCGTGGTCTGGAAACTGAGCCTTATCGGGGTGCTAAAGTGGGAGTGATCTTCTACGGCTCCGATGGTTATGTTGTCATTCCCAGTTACAACAGTGCCTCGGCATTTAATAACGATGGCAAGCTGATCAAGAAGTTCTCTGGTTCGGCAGATCACTTCGCGAACTTTGTGGATGCTGTTCGCAGCCGCAAAATCAGCGATCTGAATGCGGATATCGAAGAAGGTCACATTTCCAGTGCCCTGTGTCACCTGGGTAATATTTCCTACGAACTCGGTGAAACAATGCCGGTTAAGGAAGTTGCCGGTGAAATGAAAGGTGATAGCGAAGCTCTGGAAACCCTGGGCCGCTTCCGTCAGCACCTGAGCAACAACAAACTTGATGCTGATGACACTGTGGTCAGCATGGGCCCCAAACTGTCTCTGGACGGTAAGAAAGAAACCTTCACTGGTGGTATGGCTTCGACTGCGAATCCGAAATTGACTCGCGAATATCGCAAGCCATTCGTCGTTCCTACCACTGCGAATCTGTAA
- a CDS encoding homocitrate synthase/isopropylmalate synthase family protein gives MFQFFSGAKKHVKNKVKRTVIRHHRRSGKVLFSDTTLRDGEQMPGATLDPIEKLQIAKSLEAAGVHSLDAGFPASSQADIDAIQSMVGVIKKPVLTALCRTLPGDVDAAEEALAGNPPHKRGVSLFCGTSPLHRQFKLEKNKTEVLKLIVDSIQYAAEKFDIVAFSPEDASRTEVDFLCEVYREAIAAGATTIGFPDTVGILTPYKAQEFICQIQDQVPGIENVLLAVHFHNDLGLAVANTLACIDAGANVVQCTVNGIGERAGNAALEEVAMVLHLHQDEYERPHHLDVSKLAPLCKLVSELTGIPLSPMKPVSGSNIFATEAGIHQDGLLKNPDTYLPYRPETVGESGIKLVLGRHSGKKAILHRLHELGREPNEKIVQRVLQAIKELPKGELVDDDLLLKLSN, from the coding sequence ATGTTTCAGTTTTTCTCAGGTGCAAAAAAACACGTTAAGAATAAAGTAAAGCGTACGGTGATTCGGCATCATCGTCGTTCGGGTAAGGTTTTATTCAGCGACACGACCTTGCGCGACGGCGAGCAGATGCCTGGCGCGACTCTCGATCCGATCGAAAAACTGCAGATTGCCAAATCGCTCGAAGCCGCCGGCGTGCATTCTCTCGATGCCGGTTTTCCCGCTTCCTCGCAGGCGGATATCGATGCCATTCAAAGCATGGTGGGCGTGATCAAAAAGCCGGTGCTGACAGCTTTGTGCCGTACGTTGCCGGGTGATGTGGATGCCGCAGAGGAAGCGTTGGCGGGAAACCCGCCGCACAAACGGGGGGTCAGTCTGTTTTGTGGGACCAGCCCGTTGCATCGCCAGTTCAAACTGGAGAAAAATAAAACGGAAGTCTTAAAGCTGATTGTCGACAGCATTCAGTATGCGGCGGAGAAGTTTGACATCGTTGCATTCAGCCCGGAAGACGCGAGCCGCACCGAAGTTGATTTTCTGTGTGAAGTGTATCGAGAAGCGATCGCTGCGGGAGCAACGACGATTGGCTTTCCGGATACAGTCGGTATTTTGACACCCTACAAAGCACAGGAATTCATTTGTCAGATACAGGATCAGGTGCCGGGCATTGAGAATGTCTTACTGGCGGTGCATTTTCATAATGATCTTGGTCTAGCGGTTGCAAACACTCTCGCTTGTATTGACGCCGGGGCAAACGTGGTACAGTGCACGGTGAATGGGATCGGCGAACGGGCCGGGAATGCCGCGCTGGAAGAGGTGGCGATGGTGCTACATCTGCATCAGGACGAGTATGAACGGCCGCATCATCTAGATGTTTCGAAATTAGCACCGCTCTGCAAGCTGGTTTCAGAATTGACGGGCATTCCGCTTTCTCCCATGAAACCGGTTTCCGGCAGCAATATCTTCGCGACCGAAGCGGGCATTCATCAGGACGGACTGCTCAAGAACCCGGATACCTATTTGCCTTATCGCCCGGAAACAGTTGGTGAGAGCGGAATCAAACTGGTTCTGGGGCGACACAGCGGCAAGAAAGCCATCCTGCATCGGCTGCACGAACTGGGCAGAGAGCCGAACGAAAAAATTGTGCAGCGCGTGTTACAGGCGATCAAGGAACTTCCCAAAGGGGAGCTGGTCGATGATGACCTGCTGCTGAAGCTATCGAATTAA
- a CDS encoding phosphoribosylformylglycinamidine synthase subunit PurQ, giving the protein MSTPPKVCVLRAPGTNCDIETAHAFDLCGAESTRIHLLKLLENPSQLDEYQILCLPGGFSYGDDVGAGVIFASHLQGQLADVIGNFLAADKLVLGICNGFQVLLKAGILPGGAADWPPKPDQDRNATLTWNTNGKYTSLWVNLGVLAPQNVFLKDIDQIELPIAHAEGRIAVSDDSMITGWQENQQIAMCYREAGDSETVLQEDILPYPVNPNGSAYNIAALSDSSGRVLGLMPHPERFLFATQHPQWTRLGLEGEGAGMQLFRNAVNYFE; this is encoded by the coding sequence ATGTCAACTCCCCCCAAAGTTTGTGTGTTACGCGCCCCTGGAACCAATTGTGATATTGAGACGGCACATGCATTTGATCTCTGTGGAGCCGAGTCAACCAGGATTCATCTCCTCAAACTGCTGGAAAACCCCAGTCAGCTTGATGAGTATCAGATTCTCTGCCTGCCCGGCGGGTTCAGCTATGGGGACGACGTAGGCGCCGGGGTGATTTTCGCCAGCCATCTGCAGGGACAACTGGCTGACGTTATTGGCAACTTCCTGGCAGCCGACAAACTGGTGCTGGGGATCTGTAACGGCTTTCAGGTGTTGCTCAAAGCAGGAATTCTACCCGGCGGTGCTGCAGACTGGCCTCCCAAACCGGATCAAGACCGCAATGCCACATTGACCTGGAACACGAACGGTAAATACACATCCCTGTGGGTCAACCTGGGAGTACTGGCACCGCAGAATGTCTTTTTGAAAGACATCGACCAGATTGAACTTCCCATCGCACACGCGGAAGGCCGCATTGCCGTCAGCGACGATTCGATGATCACCGGCTGGCAGGAAAATCAACAAATCGCCATGTGCTATCGCGAAGCAGGTGACTCGGAAACCGTCCTGCAGGAAGACATCCTGCCTTACCCCGTGAATCCAAACGGCTCGGCTTATAACATCGCCGCCTTGAGTGATTCTTCGGGACGCGTATTGGGGCTGATGCCTCACCCGGAACGTTTTCTGTTCGCCACACAGCATCCACAATGGACGCGTCTGGGACTGGAAGGCGAAGGAGCCGGCATGCAACTCTTCCGCAATGCTGTCAACTATTTCGAGTAA